From one Deltaproteobacteria bacterium genomic stretch:
- a CDS encoding type II secretion system F family protein, with protein sequence MAPVYEYVSLNEVGKRVKGILDAESPSAVRQKLRARGLRILEVMEVAEKRSSGWRFETLWPRMSSRDVGLLLRRFATLLDSGLPLVECIEALLEQTGKPVTQKVLGNLRERVLEGEPLWQAMARHPRIFTELQVNMIRAGESSGSLDIVLLRLADLMEARLDLQNRVRAALAYPSFMLVVGTGVLFFLISFVIPQITSLFRETGQQLPWPTTFLIHVSSWMQRFWWVGMAVVVAGLVLWKRFVRTHRGKRFKARLLLRLPVARTFITRLVVARFARTLGALLSAGMPLLTALGTSRTVLGNAVFSDAVEEVEKEVGEGKSLNETLKAVGVFPAMAVHMVHSGEKSGKLEDMLIKVADTYEKEVSTSLTIIMSLLEPVMILGMAMAVGFIVVAVLLPIFEMTQGIR encoded by the coding sequence ATGGCCCCTGTCTACGAGTATGTATCCCTGAACGAAGTCGGCAAAAGGGTCAAAGGTATACTTGACGCGGAAAGTCCGAGCGCCGTTCGGCAAAAATTGAGGGCTCGGGGTCTCCGAATCTTAGAAGTGATGGAGGTGGCTGAGAAGCGCTCTTCCGGGTGGAGGTTCGAGACGCTGTGGCCCCGAATGAGTTCGAGGGACGTTGGTTTGCTCCTCCGGCGTTTTGCTACCCTTTTAGACTCCGGCCTTCCCCTGGTGGAGTGCATTGAAGCATTACTCGAACAGACGGGCAAACCGGTAACGCAGAAGGTGCTCGGAAATCTTCGGGAGCGGGTGCTCGAGGGGGAACCGTTGTGGCAAGCCATGGCGCGGCACCCGAGGATCTTCACGGAGCTGCAGGTGAACATGATCCGAGCCGGTGAGTCCAGCGGGAGCCTGGACATTGTCCTTCTGCGTCTTGCGGATCTGATGGAAGCACGGTTGGATTTGCAGAATAGGGTCCGGGCCGCGCTGGCGTACCCCTCGTTCATGCTTGTGGTCGGCACGGGAGTACTTTTCTTCCTGATCTCGTTTGTCATTCCACAGATCACCAGCCTGTTTAGAGAAACGGGGCAACAGCTTCCATGGCCCACTACCTTTCTGATTCACGTCAGCTCGTGGATGCAGCGATTCTGGTGGGTCGGTATGGCGGTAGTCGTGGCGGGTCTGGTGCTCTGGAAACGGTTTGTGCGTACGCACAGAGGCAAACGCTTCAAGGCACGCCTGCTCCTCCGGCTTCCGGTGGCCAGGACCTTTATCACGCGGCTGGTGGTCGCGCGTTTTGCCCGCACCCTGGGGGCGTTGCTTTCGGCAGGCATGCCGCTTTTGACTGCCCTTGGTACGTCGAGAACCGTGTTGGGAAACGCCGTATTCTCGGATGCGGTCGAGGAGGTGGAAAAAGAGGTGGGGGAAGGGAAGTCCCTGAACGAAACCTTGAAGGCCGTCGGCGTTTTTCCGGCGATGGCCGTCCACATGGTGCATTCCGGTGAAAAGAGCGGAAAGCTGGAAGACATGCTGATCAAAGTGGCCGATACCTACGAGAAGGAGGTATCGACGAGCCTGACCATTATCATGTCGCTGCTGGAGCCGGTGATGATCCTGGGAATGGCGATGGCGGTGGGCTTTATCGTGGTGGCGGTTCTGCTGCCTATCTTCGAAATGACCCAGGGGATCCGGTAG
- the gspE gene encoding type II secretion system ATPase GspE has protein sequence MVDEEELLRLISDTLGYPYRPELETTLDRSHVADISLGYLKRNLLAPLSIHDGVLSVATSDPGNVLSVDDLAHNLGCNRVEVQLGPRREVLKVIHGLMHQDEESTRQFVEDLDDRTEGAKILEELGQVEDLLDSTSEAPVIRLVNMLFTEAVKRRASDIHIEPYQNDFKVRYRVDGMLYESLELPRRLHSSVISRLKVLADLNIAEKRLPQDGRIQIRMGDREIDIRVSVIPTLFGERAVLRLLDKKGAVLRLAELGFSPEAYDTFERLIRKAHGIILVTGPTGSGKTTTLYAALSRINTREKNIITVEDPIEYQLPGIGQIQVVPKIGLTFGAGLRSILRHDPDVIMIGEIRDFETAEIAIQASLTGHLVFSTLHTNDSASAMTRLCDMGIEPFLITSSVVGVMAQRLVRNICPHCKSTDQPTPELRRELGLSDSKGGNLEVYRGKGCEGCFNTGYYGRTCINEILVLDDSLRRLVLRGSDATEIKQQAVSNGMITLRQDGIRKVLRGVTTVEEVLRVTQD, from the coding sequence ATGGTGGATGAAGAGGAGCTGTTGCGGCTCATTTCCGATACGTTGGGGTACCCCTATCGCCCCGAGTTGGAAACAACCCTGGACCGATCCCATGTCGCCGACATTTCACTGGGCTATCTCAAACGAAACCTCCTGGCTCCCCTCTCCATACATGACGGAGTCCTGAGCGTAGCCACGTCGGATCCGGGTAATGTATTGTCTGTGGATGATCTGGCCCACAATCTGGGATGTAACCGGGTTGAAGTACAGCTCGGTCCCCGCCGTGAGGTCCTGAAGGTCATTCATGGATTGATGCACCAGGATGAAGAATCCACCCGCCAGTTCGTGGAAGATCTGGACGACAGGACGGAAGGCGCCAAGATACTGGAAGAACTCGGACAGGTGGAGGACCTGCTGGATTCTACCAGTGAAGCCCCAGTGATCCGCTTGGTGAACATGCTTTTCACCGAAGCAGTGAAACGTCGCGCCAGTGATATACACATCGAGCCGTACCAGAACGACTTCAAGGTTCGCTATCGTGTGGACGGTATGCTCTATGAATCGTTGGAACTTCCCCGCCGTCTTCACTCGTCGGTCATCAGCCGACTAAAAGTTCTTGCGGACTTGAACATAGCCGAAAAACGGTTGCCCCAGGACGGACGTATCCAAATCAGAATGGGGGACCGGGAAATCGATATACGGGTTTCCGTTATTCCGACCCTGTTCGGCGAGCGAGCCGTTCTTCGGTTGCTGGACAAAAAAGGCGCGGTTCTCAGGCTGGCGGAACTCGGGTTTTCTCCGGAAGCCTACGATACGTTCGAACGACTGATCCGAAAAGCGCATGGGATCATTCTGGTAACCGGTCCCACCGGGAGCGGCAAGACCACCACACTCTACGCCGCACTCAGTCGGATCAACACCAGGGAAAAGAACATTATTACGGTGGAAGATCCCATCGAGTATCAGTTGCCCGGCATAGGGCAGATTCAGGTGGTTCCGAAAATCGGATTAACTTTTGGCGCAGGTCTCAGGTCCATATTGAGGCATGACCCGGACGTCATCATGATCGGCGAGATCAGGGATTTCGAAACCGCCGAGATCGCCATCCAGGCATCCCTCACCGGGCATCTGGTTTTCAGCACGCTTCATACGAACGATTCGGCGAGCGCCATGACCCGCCTGTGCGACATGGGAATCGAACCGTTTCTGATTACATCGTCCGTGGTGGGTGTTATGGCCCAGCGGCTGGTGCGAAACATTTGTCCTCACTGCAAATCGACCGATCAACCGACACCGGAACTTAGGCGGGAACTCGGATTGAGCGATTCGAAGGGCGGAAACCTGGAAGTGTACAGAGGAAAGGGGTGCGAGGGGTGTTTCAACACGGGGTACTACGGACGGACCTGCATCAACGAAATTCTAGTCCTCGACGACTCTCTGCGCCGTCTGGTTCTTCGGGGAAGCGACGCTACGGAGATCAAGCAGCAGGCGGTTTCCAACGGCATGATCACCTTGCGACAGGACGGTATTCGGAAAGTGCTGCGGGGGGTCACGACGGTTGAAGAGGTTTTACGGGTAACCCAGGACTAG